In Campylobacter sp. VBCF_01 NA2, one DNA window encodes the following:
- the lon gene encoding endopeptidase La produces MQLSQNKKFPTDLPILVEDELFLYPFMITPLFISDEKNKRAIDLAIKNESMIMVVSSTPEFNGDRSFGGIYHIGVIGTIMRTVPLPDGRVKILFQGSAKGKILHEISQNPLFATIGIVHDERGDEAKIDASINVLKERVKALSSLTHFFPNDLLKTIEENTDASRICDLTLSALRVKKEIAYSFFSQLNLEKRIFDLIAYIADEIESYRLEKEIKSKVHSKIDQTNKEYFLKEQLKQIQKELGSDSDREVEIEEYRKKLDLKKPFISDEAYKEIKKQIDKFARLHPDSADAGLSQSYLDWVLEIPFEQMAKEKLSIQSVSKQLNKDHYSLEKPKERIEEYFALKELLELRGSVDKEGKRVNNGAILCFYGPPGVGKTSLANSIATALKRKLIRIALGGLEDVNELRGHRRTYVGAMPGRLVQGLISAKQMNPVVVLDEIDKVSTSYKGDPTAVLLEILDPEQNSAFRDYYLNFDIDLSKIIFIATANDISQIPAPLRDRMEFIGLSSYTPQEKFQIAKNYLIPQELERHGLKPADISFHSTALEKIIAEYTRESGVRNLRRQIAAICRKIAVRILKDSEFKKLAITTKNLEEFLDKKVFEIDAVKKTNQIGIVNGLAWTSVGGDVLKIEAIKIKGKGAMTITGQLGDVMKESAQIAFSVVKVLIDNGKLKFEKSANLTKDEQIYNKFDLHIHVPEGATPKDGPSAGITLATAIASILSEKKVRFDVAMTGEITLSGAVLAIGGLKEKLIAAHKAKITHALIPRKNFERDLDEIPDEVKNAMQITPVDHIEDVLKIALV; encoded by the coding sequence ATGCAGTTATCACAAAATAAAAAATTTCCCACAGATTTGCCAATTTTGGTCGAGGACGAGCTGTTTTTATACCCGTTTATGATAACTCCGCTTTTCATAAGCGATGAAAAAAACAAAAGAGCCATCGATCTTGCCATAAAAAATGAATCCATGATAATGGTAGTAAGCTCGACGCCCGAATTTAACGGCGACAGAAGCTTCGGCGGGATTTATCATATCGGCGTAATCGGCACTATCATGCGCACAGTGCCACTTCCTGATGGCAGGGTTAAAATTTTATTCCAAGGCTCTGCAAAGGGCAAAATTCTGCACGAAATTTCGCAAAACCCGCTATTTGCCACTATCGGTATCGTCCATGACGAGCGAGGCGACGAAGCGAAAATCGACGCATCAATCAATGTTTTAAAAGAAAGAGTCAAAGCCCTAAGTAGCCTAACGCACTTTTTCCCAAACGATCTGCTTAAAACTATCGAGGAAAACACAGACGCATCGCGAATTTGCGATTTAACACTAAGCGCGCTCAGAGTCAAAAAAGAGATAGCGTATTCGTTTTTTTCGCAGTTAAATTTAGAAAAAAGAATTTTCGATCTCATAGCCTACATTGCCGATGAAATCGAATCTTATCGCCTCGAAAAAGAGATCAAAAGCAAAGTTCATAGCAAAATCGATCAAACCAACAAAGAATATTTTTTAAAAGAGCAGTTAAAACAGATCCAAAAAGAGCTTGGCTCAGATAGCGACAGAGAGGTCGAAATCGAAGAATACAGAAAAAAGCTAGACCTAAAAAAGCCATTTATCAGCGATGAAGCCTACAAAGAGATAAAAAAGCAAATCGACAAATTTGCACGCCTTCACCCAGACAGCGCAGACGCAGGGCTTTCGCAAAGCTATCTAGACTGGGTTTTGGAAATCCCATTTGAGCAAATGGCAAAGGAAAAACTCTCAATCCAAAGCGTAAGCAAACAGCTAAACAAAGACCATTATTCCCTAGAAAAGCCAAAAGAGCGTATCGAAGAGTATTTCGCGCTAAAAGAGCTTTTAGAGCTTCGCGGAAGCGTGGATAAAGAGGGCAAACGCGTGAATAATGGCGCGATTTTGTGCTTTTACGGACCTCCTGGCGTGGGCAAAACCAGCCTAGCAAACTCAATCGCAACTGCGCTAAAACGCAAATTAATTCGTATCGCGCTTGGCGGATTAGAAGATGTCAATGAGCTTCGTGGCCACCGTCGCACCTATGTAGGCGCCATGCCAGGGCGTTTGGTGCAGGGTTTAATCAGCGCAAAACAGATGAATCCTGTCGTCGTGCTAGATGAAATCGACAAGGTATCCACCTCATATAAAGGCGATCCGACCGCTGTTTTACTCGAAATTTTAGATCCAGAGCAAAATTCAGCATTTAGGGATTATTACCTAAATTTCGATATTGATTTAAGCAAGATTATTTTTATCGCTACAGCGAACGATATTTCCCAAATACCTGCCCCACTTCGCGACAGAATGGAGTTTATCGGGCTTAGCTCATACACCCCGCAAGAGAAATTTCAAATCGCAAAAAACTATCTAATCCCGCAGGAATTAGAGCGACACGGGCTCAAACCAGCCGATATCAGCTTTCACTCTACTGCGCTTGAAAAAATCATCGCCGAATACACCAGAGAGTCAGGCGTGCGTAACCTGCGCCGCCAAATCGCTGCGATTTGCCGTAAAATCGCCGTTAGAATTCTAAAAGATAGTGAATTTAAAAAACTTGCCATAACAACCAAAAATTTAGAAGAATTTTTGGATAAAAAGGTTTTTGAAATCGACGCCGTGAAAAAAACGAACCAAATCGGCATTGTAAATGGCCTAGCTTGGACAAGCGTGGGCGGTGATGTTCTAAAAATCGAAGCGATTAAAATCAAGGGCAAGGGTGCGATGACGATTACCGGTCAGCTTGGCGATGTGATGAAGGAATCCGCTCAAATCGCATTTAGCGTGGTAAAAGTCCTAATCGATAATGGAAAATTAAAATTTGAAAAAAGCGCAAATTTGACGAAAGATGAGCAAATTTATAACAAATTTGACCTGCATATCCATGTCCCAGAGGGCGCTACGCCAAAAGACGGCCCAAGTGCTGGAATCACGCTAGCAACGGCGATTGCGTCGATTTTAAGCGAGAAAAAGGTGCGCTTCGATGTGGCGATGACTGGCGAGATTACGCTAAGTGGGGCTGTGCTTGCAATCGGCGGATTAAAGGAAAAATTAATCGCTGCGCACAAGGCCAAAATCACCCACGCCCTAATCCCGCGCAAAAATTTCGAGCGCGATTTGGACGAGATTCCAGATGAAGTCAAAAACGCCATGCAAATCACGCCAGTCGATCACATAGAAGATGTGCTAAAAATCGCATTGGTCTAA
- a CDS encoding PstS family phosphate ABC transporter substrate-binding protein, which yields MKKSQILTIISLIFAFLAFDLAFYHGITKRYKNSTNPEMQAKSIKISKFLPFDENSQIYKTKANLNLQGDLPVIDGAAALFPVFSAFVNAIYPKDGVEFDGENFSEKSKLRYTNTRGAYKAVVDKKADLIFVAKPSNSQLQYAKENGVDLEFVPIGLEAFVFIVHKNNPVSNLSTAQIKEIYSGKITKWSQIGGANLYIDAVQRNEGSGSQSAMVAFMKDEKMKRNTLGFFGSAIGFSFRYYVETLVANGKVKMLSLNGVYPNKENIKNRSYPIIGEIYAVYDKNNKNENIAKILEWILSNQGQEIIEQSGYVGIKF from the coding sequence GTGAAAAAATCTCAAATTTTAACAATCATTTCGCTTATTTTTGCGTTTTTGGCGTTTGATTTGGCATTTTATCATGGCATTACCAAACGCTACAAAAACTCCACAAACCCCGAAATGCAGGCAAAATCAATCAAAATTAGCAAATTTTTGCCATTTGATGAAAATTCGCAAATTTACAAAACAAAGGCAAATTTAAATTTGCAAGGCGACTTGCCCGTTATCGACGGAGCGGCGGCACTTTTTCCTGTATTTTCAGCTTTTGTAAATGCGATTTATCCAAAAGATGGCGTAGAATTTGACGGCGAAAATTTCAGCGAAAAAAGCAAACTTCGCTATACAAACACTCGCGGTGCTTACAAGGCTGTGGTTGATAAAAAAGCAGATTTGATTTTTGTCGCAAAGCCCTCAAATTCGCAACTACAATATGCCAAAGAAAATGGCGTGGATTTAGAATTCGTGCCAATCGGGCTTGAAGCCTTTGTTTTTATTGTCCATAAAAATAATCCCGTATCAAATTTAAGCACCGCTCAAATCAAGGAAATTTATAGCGGAAAAATCACAAAATGGTCGCAAATAGGCGGGGCAAATTTATACATTGATGCTGTGCAACGAAATGAAGGCAGTGGCTCGCAAAGTGCGATGGTAGCGTTTATGAAAGATGAAAAAATGAAGCGAAACACACTTGGATTTTTTGGCTCAGCCATTGGCTTTTCGTTTCGTTACTATGTCGAAACTCTCGTCGCAAACGGCAAGGTTAAAATGCTAAGCCTAAACGGCGTGTATCCAAACAAGGAAAATATCAAAAACCGCTCGTATCCGATAATAGGCGAAATTTATGCTGTGTATGATAAAAATAACAAAAACGAAAATATCGCCAAAATTTTAGAGTGGATTTTAAGCAACCAAGGGCAAGAAATCATCGAGCAAAGCGGATATGTGGGGATAAAATTTTAA
- the hisB gene encoding imidazoleglycerol-phosphate dehydratase HisB: MISKTRKTKETDISLELEIYGSGKAEISTGIGFFDHMLTALCKHSLMDIKLVCKGDLEVDFHHSVEDCGIVLGEAIKEAIYPIKNVERYGDSVVVMDEAATSCALDLSNRAFLVYEGLKTGKIGEFDAELIAEFFRALAFNANITLHLINLRGENAHHIAEASFKAFAVAFRRAVAKNPRTGTPSTKGVL; this comes from the coding sequence ATGATAAGCAAAACTAGAAAAACGAAAGAAACCGACATAAGCTTAGAGCTTGAAATTTACGGCTCAGGCAAGGCTGAGATTAGCACAGGAATTGGCTTTTTCGACCACATGCTAACAGCACTTTGCAAACACTCATTAATGGATATAAAACTCGTTTGCAAGGGCGATTTGGAAGTGGATTTTCACCACAGCGTCGAAGACTGCGGAATCGTTCTGGGTGAAGCGATAAAAGAAGCGATTTATCCGATAAAAAATGTCGAGCGATACGGCGATAGTGTGGTTGTTATGGATGAAGCGGCGACTAGCTGTGCTTTGGATTTATCAAACCGAGCATTTTTGGTTTATGAAGGCTTAAAAACCGGCAAAATCGGCGAATTTGACGCTGAGTTAATCGCTGAGTTTTTCAGAGCTCTTGCATTTAATGCAAATATTACGCTCCACTTAATAAATTTGCGTGGCGAAAACGCTCATCACATAGCAGAAGCGTCGTTTAAAGCATTTGCAGTCGCATTTAGACGAGCAGTGGCTAAAAACCCACGCACAGGAACTCCAAGCACAAAAGGCGTATTGTAG
- the rpoC gene encoding DNA-directed RNA polymerase subunit beta' — protein MSENNSLEKIEIKEDGRVQDFDVFAIRLASPEQIKNWSHGEVKKPETINYRTLKPERDGLFCAKIFGPVRDYECICGKYKKMRYKGWKCEKCGVEITSSKVRRTRMGHIELVTPVAHIWYVNSLPSRIGTLLNIKMKDLERVLYYEAYIVESAGSAYYDNENTKKVEKYDVLNEEQYQSLRERFEQTGFVAKMGGEVIRDMLADLDLVEILSNLKEEMASTNSELKKKNIIKRLKVVESFLNSGNKPEWMMITNLPVLPADLRPLVSLDGGKFAVSDVNDLYRRVINRNTRLKKLLELDAPEIIIRNEKRMLQEAVDALFDNGRKANAVKGANKRPLKSLSEIIKGKQGRFRQNLLGKRVDFSGRSVIVVGPNLRMDQCGLPKTMALELFKPHLIARLQEKGYATTVKQAKKMIEGKVNEVWECLEEVVKGHPVMLNRAPTLHKMSIQAFHPVLIEGKAIRLHPLVCAAFNADFDGDQMAVHVPLSQEAIAECKILMLSSMNILLPASGKPVAVPSQDMVLGIYYLSLEKAGAKGTNKIFANVDEVMVAVEANSLDIHAKIKTMVDGRIIFTTAGRLVIKSILPDFIPDTLWNKKLKKKDIAELVDYVYKNGGLEVSAEFLDNLKNLGFESATKAGISIAVSDIIVPNSKSNLIEDAKNQVREVQNQYSGGLLTEGERYNKTIQIWTSTTKKLADEMMDLMKNDKDGFNSIYMMADSGARGSSEQIRQLAGMRGLMSKPDGSIIETPITSNFREGLDANEYFISTHGARKGLADTALKTANAGYLTRKLIDVAQNVRVTIHDCGTHEGIEVTEIVENGTLVENLADRILGRVLSADVIDPVSNEILFTEGTLLGEKEVRTIVDAGIKSVSIRTPITCKAHKGVCAKCYGVNLGEGKLVKPGEAVGIISAQSIGEPGTQLTLRTFHAGGTAATDQQADKVIASDEGYIRYYNVKTYENNGKNIVMNRRNAAVLLVEPKIKAPFSGKVSIEVTHDDVNISVKSKKDEVKYNIRRHDLAKPNELAGVSGKVEGKYYIVCKDGDNIEENESLVEIIKTDWNIPARVPFASEICVQDGEPVTQKIKSGAVGEIKYFILKGDYLERLKDIKKGNIVTEKGMYAVISDENGREAIRHYIPRESVLVFNDNSKVKFDDIIAKPKKEENTVIAQWDPYTTPVVAECAGVVSYEDIEPGYTATEQYDEATGHSSLVINEYLPQGVKPAIVITPSKGEPMKYNIGPKTQILATSGDEVAIADILARTPKAAAKSKDITGGLPRVSELFEARKSKNTAIIADIDGTVRFGKPMSSKERVIIEGEDGTVAEYLIDKSRQIQVRNGEFVHAGERLTDGSISSHDVLRILGEKALHYYLVSEVQQVYRSQGVAINDKHIEIIVSQMLRQVRIIDSGDTKLIIGDLISRRRFKEENERIMKMGGEPAIAEPVLLGITRAAVGSDSVISAASFQETTKVLTEASIAAKFDRLEDLKENIILGHIIPVGTGLYKDKEVKLKK, from the coding sequence ATGAGCGAAAACAATAGCTTAGAAAAAATTGAAATTAAAGAAGACGGTAGAGTTCAAGATTTTGATGTATTTGCCATAAGACTTGCTAGCCCTGAGCAAATCAAAAATTGGAGCCACGGCGAGGTTAAAAAGCCAGAAACTATCAACTATCGCACGCTAAAACCTGAACGAGACGGCTTGTTTTGCGCTAAAATTTTTGGTCCAGTAAGGGATTATGAGTGCATTTGTGGAAAATACAAAAAAATGCGCTACAAAGGCTGGAAATGCGAAAAATGTGGCGTAGAAATCACTAGTTCGAAGGTTCGCCGCACACGCATGGGACATATCGAGCTAGTTACCCCAGTAGCGCACATTTGGTATGTAAATTCGCTCCCTAGCCGTATCGGCACGCTTTTGAATATCAAAATGAAAGATTTAGAGCGCGTGCTTTACTACGAAGCATATATCGTAGAGAGCGCTGGTAGTGCGTATTATGATAACGAAAACACTAAAAAAGTCGAAAAATACGATGTTTTAAACGAAGAGCAATACCAAAGTTTGCGCGAGAGATTTGAGCAAACTGGTTTTGTGGCTAAAATGGGTGGTGAAGTTATCAGAGATATGCTAGCAGATCTTGATTTGGTCGAAATTCTTTCAAATTTGAAAGAGGAAATGGCTAGCACAAATTCAGAATTAAAGAAAAAAAATATAATCAAACGCCTAAAAGTCGTAGAGAGCTTTTTAAATTCTGGCAACAAACCAGAGTGGATGATGATTACAAATTTACCAGTTCTACCAGCGGATTTAAGACCGCTAGTTAGCCTTGACGGCGGTAAATTTGCGGTTTCAGATGTCAATGATTTATACCGCAGAGTTATCAATCGCAACACTCGCCTTAAAAAACTTTTGGAGCTTGACGCGCCAGAGATTATTATTCGCAACGAAAAACGCATGCTCCAAGAAGCTGTCGATGCGCTATTTGATAACGGCAGAAAGGCAAACGCCGTAAAAGGCGCAAACAAACGCCCACTAAAATCTCTAAGTGAGATTATCAAAGGAAAACAAGGCCGTTTCAGACAAAATTTGCTTGGAAAACGCGTCGATTTCTCAGGTCGTTCAGTTATCGTCGTAGGTCCAAATTTGCGTATGGATCAATGTGGTCTGCCAAAAACTATGGCATTAGAGCTATTTAAACCACATTTGATAGCTAGACTTCAAGAAAAAGGCTACGCAACAACCGTAAAACAAGCCAAAAAAATGATTGAGGGCAAGGTAAATGAGGTTTGGGAGTGCCTAGAAGAGGTCGTTAAAGGCCACCCTGTCATGCTAAACCGTGCGCCGACACTTCACAAAATGTCAATCCAAGCCTTCCACCCAGTCCTAATCGAGGGTAAGGCTATTCGTTTGCACCCGCTTGTTTGTGCGGCTTTCAACGCTGACTTTGACGGCGACCAAATGGCTGTGCATGTCCCACTAAGCCAAGAGGCAATCGCAGAGTGCAAAATTTTAATGCTAAGTTCTATGAATATCTTGCTTCCAGCTAGCGGTAAGCCTGTGGCTGTGCCTTCGCAAGATATGGTTTTGGGAATTTATTATCTTAGCCTTGAAAAAGCTGGCGCAAAAGGCACAAACAAAATTTTTGCCAATGTCGATGAGGTCATGGTCGCTGTGGAGGCGAATTCTCTCGATATCCACGCTAAAATCAAAACTATGGTCGATGGTCGCATTATATTTACGACAGCTGGTAGATTGGTCATCAAATCGATCTTGCCTGATTTTATCCCAGATACATTGTGGAATAAAAAATTAAAGAAAAAAGATATCGCAGAACTAGTCGATTATGTCTATAAAAATGGCGGTTTGGAAGTAAGTGCTGAATTCCTAGATAACCTTAAAAATTTAGGTTTTGAGTCAGCGACAAAAGCTGGAATTTCAATCGCTGTTTCAGATATCATCGTGCCAAATTCTAAGTCAAATTTGATTGAGGACGCGAAAAATCAAGTCCGCGAAGTCCAAAACCAATACTCTGGTGGTTTGCTAACTGAGGGCGAGAGATACAATAAAACGATTCAAATTTGGACAAGCACGACTAAAAAACTAGCAGATGAGATGATGGATTTGATGAAAAACGACAAAGACGGCTTTAACTCAATCTATATGATGGCTGATAGTGGCGCTCGTGGTAGTTCAGAGCAAATTCGCCAATTAGCTGGTATGCGTGGTTTGATGTCTAAGCCAGATGGTTCGATTATCGAGACCCCGATTACATCAAATTTCCGCGAGGGACTAGATGCGAACGAATACTTTATCTCAACCCACGGTGCGAGAAAGGGTCTAGCCGATACTGCGCTTAAAACGGCAAATGCTGGTTACCTTACTCGTAAGCTAATCGATGTCGCTCAAAATGTTCGCGTTACAATCCATGATTGTGGCACACACGAGGGTATCGAAGTAACTGAAATCGTCGAAAACGGAACTTTGGTCGAGAATTTAGCCGATAGAATTTTGGGTCGCGTGCTAAGTGCAGATGTGATTGATCCAGTTTCAAATGAAATTTTATTTACTGAGGGCACACTTCTTGGCGAAAAAGAGGTTCGCACTATCGTAGATGCTGGAATTAAATCAGTCAGCATTAGAACTCCGATTACTTGTAAGGCTCACAAGGGCGTTTGCGCTAAATGCTATGGCGTAAATTTGGGCGAGGGCAAACTGGTAAAACCAGGCGAGGCTGTCGGTATCATCTCAGCTCAATCAATCGGTGAGCCAGGAACGCAACTAACGCTAAGAACTTTCCACGCAGGTGGAACGGCTGCTACTGATCAACAAGCAGATAAGGTTATCGCTAGCGATGAGGGTTATATCAGATATTACAATGTCAAAACTTATGAAAACAATGGCAAAAATATCGTAATGAACCGCCGAAATGCGGCTGTGCTTTTGGTCGAACCAAAAATCAAAGCTCCATTTAGCGGTAAGGTAAGCATAGAAGTAACTCACGATGATGTCAATATCTCTGTAAAAAGCAAAAAAGATGAGGTCAAATACAATATCCGCCGCCACGATTTGGCTAAACCAAACGAGCTAGCTGGTGTTAGCGGTAAGGTCGAGGGCAAATATTATATCGTTTGCAAAGACGGCGATAATATCGAAGAAAACGAGAGTTTGGTCGAAATTATCAAAACAGACTGGAATATCCCAGCTCGCGTGCCGTTTGCTAGTGAAATTTGCGTCCAAGACGGCGAGCCTGTAACTCAAAAAATCAAATCAGGCGCAGTTGGCGAGATCAAATATTTCATCTTAAAAGGCGATTATTTAGAGCGTCTAAAAGATATCAAAAAGGGAAATATCGTAACCGAAAAAGGTATGTATGCTGTAATCTCTGATGAAAACGGCAGAGAGGCTATCAGACACTATATTCCACGCGAATCTGTGCTTGTATTTAACGATAATAGCAAGGTTAAATTTGATGATATCATCGCAAAACCTAAAAAAGAAGAAAACACCGTAATCGCTCAATGGGATCCATATACTACCCCTGTGGTAGCTGAGTGCGCTGGTGTGGTTAGCTACGAGGATATCGAGCCGGGTTACACTGCTACTGAGCAATACGATGAAGCGACAGGACATAGTAGTTTGGTGATTAATGAGTATTTACCGCAAGGCGTAAAACCAGCTATCGTAATCACTCCTAGCAAGGGCGAGCCGATGAAATACAATATCGGACCAAAAACTCAAATTCTTGCAACTAGCGGAGATGAGGTAGCGATTGCTGATATCCTAGCTAGGACGCCAAAAGCCGCTGCGAAATCGAAAGATATCACAGGTGGTTTGCCTCGCGTTTCTGAGCTTTTCGAAGCGCGCAAATCTAAAAATACCGCTATCATCGCTGATATCGACGGAACTGTGAGATTTGGCAAACCTATGAGCTCAAAAGAGCGCGTAATCATCGAGGGTGAGGACGGCACTGTGGCCGAGTATCTAATCGATAAATCTCGCCAAATTCAGGTTCGAAACGGCGAGTTTGTCCATGCTGGCGAAAGGCTAACTGACGGCTCTATTAGCTCACACGATGTGCTTAGAATTTTAGGCGAAAAGGCGCTTCATTACTACCTAGTTAGCGAAGTTCAACAAGTCTATCGCTCACAAGGCGTTGCGATTAACGATAAACATATCGAAATTATCGTATCTCAAATGCTTCGCCAAGTCCGCATCATAGATAGTGGCGATACTAAGCTAATCATCGGCGATTTAATCAGCCGCCGCAGGTTTAAAGAAGAAAATGAGCGCATTATGAAAATGGGTGGCGAGCCAGCAATCGCTGAGCCGGTGCTTCTGGGTATCACAAGAGCGGCTGTTGGAAGCGATAGCGTGATTTCAGCTGCTTCCTTCCAAGAGACTACCAAGGTTCTAACCGAGGCAAGTATCGCGGCAAAATTTGATAGATTAGAGGACTTGAAGGAAAATATCATTTTAGGTCACATAATCCCAGTCGGAACTGGTCTATACAAAGACAAAGAAGTCAAGCTTAAAAAATAG
- a CDS encoding DoxX family protein has product MPKSFPNFGLLMLRLTLGVCLFMHGVAKIMNGVGGIKGMLGAKGLPEFIAYGVYLGEIVAPVMIIIGFFTRVGALIVLGLCGVIFYLAHPDFLALSKHGGFEAEILYLYIGISLCLLACGGGRFSVVRD; this is encoded by the coding sequence ATGCCTAAATCATTTCCAAATTTCGGATTATTAATGCTTCGTTTGACGCTTGGAGTTTGCCTTTTTATGCACGGCGTGGCAAAGATAATGAACGGCGTGGGCGGTATAAAGGGCATGCTTGGCGCAAAGGGATTGCCTGAGTTTATCGCGTATGGCGTGTATTTGGGCGAAATCGTCGCACCCGTGATGATAATCATCGGATTTTTCACCCGCGTGGGCGCGCTCATCGTGCTTGGGCTGTGCGGTGTGATATTTTATCTAGCGCACCCTGATTTTTTGGCATTATCAAAACACGGCGGATTTGAAGCTGAAATTTTATACCTTTATATCGGAATTTCACTTTGCCTGCTAGCCTGCGGCGGCGGAAGATTTAGCGTGGTGAGGGATTAG